From Gemmatimonadota bacterium:
GATGACGAGGCCTCCCCCGCGGCGACCGCAGAGACCGCACGTCCGCCGCGCGCGTCCGCCCCGGTCCACGCCCCCCCCACCGTCGCGAGCGCGAGGAGGAGGGAGGCGAGAGAGGTCATCCGGTGTGTGCCTGTTCCAGTTCGCGTTGGCCGGAGCGGGCCGCCTCGTTGGACGGGTTGAGCTCCAGCGCCCGCTGGAAGTACTCCCCCGCCCTCCGGAGATCCGCGTCCTGGCGGGCGAGTTGCCCCAGCCTGGCGTACACGTCATCCCCGAGTTGGGGTTCGACCCGCACCGCGCGTTCGTAGTGGGCGCGGGCCCCACCCAGGTCGCCGCGCCGATGGGCGAGGTCGCCCAGGTTCTTGTGGGCCTGTGGCGGCGGGTCCTGCCCCACGGCCCGGAGGTAGAACGCCTCCGAAGCGGCCGGCTCGCCCACCTGCTCCAGGACCGCGCCGGTGTTCACCAGGATGGCACCGTCCTTGGGATAGCTCGCCAGCCCCTCGCGTCCGATCCGCACGGCATCCTCGGTGGAGCCGTCCAGCGCCGCGGCCAGCACGGCGTGCGCGAAGTAGATGGGGGGAGGGAGCCGCTTGCCCAGCCGCTCCCGGTAGCGGATGAACGCGTCGTTGGCGCCGCGCGGCTGGTCGGCCTTGAGCAGCGCGATGCCCCGGTGCAGGAACAGGTCCACGTCCGAGGGTCGGATCCCCTCGGCCACGTCCAGGAGTTGGAGCGCCTCGTCGTAGCGACCCAGCATCTCCAGGGCGAGCGCGCGATTGCGCAGGACGCCGTACGTCTTCTGTTGCGCGCCCGGCAAGGCGCCGTAGTGATGCAGCGCATCCGCCGCCTTCTTCCCGTGCAGGGCGATCCGAGCCAGCTTGCGGTGCGCCAGCTCGTTGTGCTCGTCCAGCTCCACCACCCTGCGGAACTCGCGCGCGGCGTCTTCCAGCAGACCGGCTCGATCGAACGCGAGCCCCAGGTCCAGGTGCCGTTGGATGCGCGCTTCCGGCGTGTCCTTCTGCGCACCCACCTTGCGACCGCTCTGTTCGGCAAACCCCGCCTGCACGAGCCCGTACAGCGCCTTGCCGGCTGCGAACTCCACCAGTCCGGTCTCGCGCACGACCTCGTCGACGGAACGCTGACCGTCCAAGGCCGCGATCACCTTGCGTTGCTCGCCGGTCAGCTCGATCTCGTCGCCCTCCGGCTGGCGCGTGAGCGAGAACACCAGGTCGAAGCTCGGGATGCGCTTCTCGATCAGGCTCCATTCGTCGACGCGGCGCGCACCTTCCAGCAGCAGGTTCTCGGCGTTGATCGAGACCAGCCGCGCCTCTTCTTCCTCGGGCACGTGGTCGGGATCGAAGTGGAACGAGCCCTGGCTCCACGTGAACAGATGGTAGACGGCCTCCGAGATCTGCAGCTCCACATACTGCTTGAGCTGCTCCTCCGTCATGGCCCCCTGCCCGACGAGCAGGCGTCCGAGGCGCGCGCCGGGCTGATGCGCCTGCCCCTCCATGGCCGCCGAGAGCTGCTCGCGGTCGATGACGCCGTTCTGGACCAGAAGCTCACCCAGCCGGTCGGGCCGATTCAGCACGGACGCGTACGTGACGCGTCCCTGGTCGAAGTAGACGTAGCCGAAGTTCGAGCGGTCCGTGATCCAGAGACATCCGCTCTTGCGGCCCATCGCCAGGAGCTGGCAGATGTCCGCGAGATTGACCTCGTTCAGCGAACCGCGGAGCGCCATCTCAGGCATCCTCCGGTACAATGCGGTCCTCGATGCGCGGCCAGTCCCAGACCACCTTCTCGGGCGAGGGACGCCAACGCGGTTGCGGGTGGGCGGTCGGCTGGACGCCGTTGGCCGCGGCCTGCGGCTGATCGAACGGCGCCAGGATCGCGTCGATGATGTCGCTCAGCTCCGAGACCGGGATCGGGCCCTGCGGCCACGGCTCCGCGTACTCGGGGTCTTGATGGGGGATCACCGGAGCCGGGTCGGGGAGGTCCGCCGTCGCTGGCTGGGGTGCTTCGGTCGGTTCCTCGCCCGACTCCGGTGAACGATGTGGAGGCGCCGGTGCCGCGGCCGCCGCGGGGGCAACGGGCTCGGGTGCCGGTTGGTCCTCGATGCCCACTTCCTTCTGCCAACGCCGCTTCTCGGTCAGCAGCGTCGGGAAGTCATCGGGCCGGATCTTGATCTTGGTGAGCGCCGCCGGGCCCGCCACATCCAGGTGGGTCGGCTCCGGAGGCGTGAGGGCGTGCCGCTCCGAGCCCCCTTCCAGGCTCGCCAACGCGGACTGGAACGCGGGATCGATCGCTTCATCCTCGCGGATGATGCGGCCGTCCTCGTCGCGCTTGACCAGACCGAGGTCGGGGCCCACTTCGCCCCCGCCTTCCAGGCTGTCCAGGGAGGTCTCGAGGACGCCTTGCCGCTTGACCCGCCGCGCCAGCAGCTCCTCCGCCGGGAGCGGCGGCTCGCCGGTGACGTCCATCTGCACGACCAGCCCACCCTCGAAGCGCGAGCGCAACCGGTCGTCGATCTGCGTGACGCGCGACGGGGGCCGGTCCGCGGCAATGACGATCCGGGCGCCCCGGCGCTTGACCGCCTCGAACAGGTGGAAGAACTCGTCCTGCGCCCGTTCGGTCTGCGAGAGCTCCTGGGCCTGATGCACCATCAGCAGCTCGACCGTCCACCAGCGCTCGCGCCACGCACCCGCCACGCCCTCGGAGAGGGCCGTCACGAACTCGTCCGCGAACTCGCGGGCCGAGATGAGCGCGACGCGGGAGCGGGGCCGCTGCGAGACGAACGTCGTGCCGATGGCCTCCAGCAGCTCGCGCGCACCGTGCCCGTCGGGGCTCCACACGAACAGCGGGTTGTACTCGGGCGGCTCCTCGCCCACGACCTCGCGTGCGGCCTTCACCGCCAGCGCAGGGAAGCGCTCCTCCGCGGTGTCGAGGGGACGATCGTCGCGGAACGGCGGGAAGTCACGCACGCGCTCCCGCGCCGACGCCAACAGCGCGCGGGCCTCCTCCAGGCGCTCCGGGTCGGTCAGGACGCCGCGCGCGGCCTCCGGCCACGGGTTGCCCACCATGTCCAGCTCGGACTGGATCCGACGCAGCTCGTCGAGCACCGCGTGGTAGTCGGCGACGATGCGCTCCGGGTCCGCCGGCTCCAGATCGCCATCGAGGACCCGGCGCAGGCGGGATGCATTGAACCCCTCCGCCTCGGCCGCCTCGGCGGCTTCGCGCAGCTGCGTCTGCCACGCCTCCTCGAACTCGGGCTCGGCGTGGGCCGTCGACGCACCCAGGCCGGCCAGGCGCTTCGGACGCTTGACCCGCTCGCGCGGCACGTCGATCAGCTTGCCCACCTCGGCGGCCGTGACGACGCGGCCCTCGAGATCCTGGATCGCGATCACACGGTTGAGCCCACCCATCAGCTCGCGCACGTTGCGGAACGGCATCCGGGCGATGGCCTCGGCCACCTCGTCCGAGACGCCCACGTTCCGCTCCGCGCGCTTGCGCCGGATGATGGCCAGGCGCGTCTCGAACTCGGGAGGTGAGATGTCCACCATCAGCCCGCCCGAGAAGCGCGACAGCAAGCGCGCGTCGAGCCCGTCGATCTCGGCGGGGGGACGGTCCGACGCGAGGACGATCTGGCTCCCGGAGACGTTCAAGGCATCGAGCGTGCGCAGCAGGATCTCCTGCGCCTCGGGCTGCCCGGTCAGGAACTGGACGTCGTCCAGCAACAGGATGTCCAGATCCTTGTACCGATCGCGCATCTCCTCCTGCCGGCCGTGCGCGAGCGCTTCAGCCAGCTCGTTGAGATAGCCTTCGAGCGTCTGGTACAGGACGCGTGCGTCCGGGTTGAGCCGCTCGGAGTGGTGGGCCATCGCGTTCAGGATGTGCGATTTGCCCAGACCCGACGCCGAGTACAGGAACAGCGGGTTGTACGACGCCGCCGGGGAGTCGGCGGCACGGCGCGCGGCCGCGGAGGCCAGCCGGTTCCCGGGACCGACGACGAACGTGTCGAAGGTCATCCGTGGATCGAGCTGGGACTGCACGTCGCGGATCATCGCTGCGGGAACAACCTCTCGAGACTCGTCATCAACGACGTCTCGAATTCCTCCGCCCGCA
This genomic window contains:
- a CDS encoding DUF4388 domain-containing protein, with translation MALRGSLNEVNLADICQLLAMGRKSGCLWITDRSNFGYVYFDQGRVTYASVLNRPDRLGELLVQNGVIDREQLSAAMEGQAHQPGARLGRLLVGQGAMTEEQLKQYVELQISEAVYHLFTWSQGSFHFDPDHVPEEEEARLVSINAENLLLEGARRVDEWSLIEKRIPSFDLVFSLTRQPEGDEIELTGEQRKVIAALDGQRSVDEVVRETGLVEFAAGKALYGLVQAGFAEQSGRKVGAQKDTPEARIQRHLDLGLAFDRAGLLEDAAREFRRVVELDEHNELAHRKLARIALHGKKAADALHHYGALPGAQQKTYGVLRNRALALEMLGRYDEALQLLDVAEGIRPSDVDLFLHRGIALLKADQPRGANDAFIRYRERLGKRLPPPIYFAHAVLAAALDGSTEDAVRIGREGLASYPKDGAILVNTGAVLEQVGEPAASEAFYLRAVGQDPPPQAHKNLGDLAHRRGDLGGARAHYERAVRVEPQLGDDVYARLGQLARQDADLRRAGEYFQRALELNPSNEAARSGQRELEQAHTG
- a CDS encoding DnaA/Hda family protein; this translates as MIRDVQSQLDPRMTFDTFVVGPGNRLASAAARRAADSPAASYNPLFLYSASGLGKSHILNAMAHHSERLNPDARVLYQTLEGYLNELAEALAHGRQEEMRDRYKDLDILLLDDVQFLTGQPEAQEILLRTLDALNVSGSQIVLASDRPPAEIDGLDARLLSRFSGGLMVDISPPEFETRLAIIRRKRAERNVGVSDEVAEAIARMPFRNVRELMGGLNRVIAIQDLEGRVVTAAEVGKLIDVPRERVKRPKRLAGLGASTAHAEPEFEEAWQTQLREAAEAAEAEGFNASRLRRVLDGDLEPADPERIVADYHAVLDELRRIQSELDMVGNPWPEAARGVLTDPERLEEARALLASARERVRDFPPFRDDRPLDTAEERFPALAVKAAREVVGEEPPEYNPLFVWSPDGHGARELLEAIGTTFVSQRPRSRVALISAREFADEFVTALSEGVAGAWRERWWTVELLMVHQAQELSQTERAQDEFFHLFEAVKRRGARIVIAADRPPSRVTQIDDRLRSRFEGGLVVQMDVTGEPPLPAEELLARRVKRQGVLETSLDSLEGGGEVGPDLGLVKRDEDGRIIREDEAIDPAFQSALASLEGGSERHALTPPEPTHLDVAGPAALTKIKIRPDDFPTLLTEKRRWQKEVGIEDQPAPEPVAPAAAAAPAPPHRSPESGEEPTEAPQPATADLPDPAPVIPHQDPEYAEPWPQGPIPVSELSDIIDAILAPFDQPQAAANGVQPTAHPQPRWRPSPEKVVWDWPRIEDRIVPEDA